The DNA window CTGTATCGACGAGCATCACGCGTCCCACTGAGGGACATGGGTAAGTCGTTTAGAGTGATGCCCTCAAAATCACCGCCGGCTAACTTGGCGGTTGCCAAAGTTACAGAGCCCAAATATACCCCCATGGGCCAGGTGAGCTGAGCTTCTAAAGTACTGAGGCGCGAATCGATGTCGCGAAACTGTGTTTCCAGCCAATTGAGCGACAGGGTTTGATTGGTGTCCCAGCGATATGTCAGTCGAGAACCCGCAAAATAGCTGTTCAAGCCACTGTTGATCTCTGGGTTGTATTGAAAGCCCGCATTCGCCGTGAGAACCCATCGCGGGTCAAGCTCGCCGCGCCACTGCGCTATCAAACGCGGGCTGCGAATGCCGTTTTTCAGCTCGCCGGGATTATTTTCATTTTGTTTCATGCGAAAGGCGTAGCGGCCCTGCACGGCAACAGACCATTGGTCTGTGAGCCCGTATTGAAAGCCTTGCAGCATAGTCAAAAAGCGTGAGTCACCAGCGTTAGAAATTTCTAGGGGCAAAGGTGGCGGAATCTGAGCATTAAAGCGGTAGTGCGTATCTTCATACTGAAGGCCAGGCTGCCAAAGCCAGGCGCCCGCAGACAAACCATACGCCGGCGAGTACAGCGATTCCTCCGCCATACCGGCAGCCGGCAATAGCATGCCAACCAGAGCTAGTGAGAGTTTCCGCACGCACGAAGATTAGCAGAAATTGAGATAATTAAAACTTTTGTAAAAAGCGGGACGGATTTATTTAATCGGCAAAGCTCACGTTTGGGGTACGACCCCTGCGGATAAATTGGGGTCGTACCCCAATGGGTCGATGCGTTGAAAGATTTCGAGACCCCCAAAACCGCCTTGCAAGGCTTTGAGTAAAAGCCGGTAGATATCCAAATCAAAGTCCACCTCTTGGGTGGAAAGCAGGTCATCCCAGTCTGTCTCATCGCTAACGGACCCCAGATAAGCCCACTGGTCAACGACGTGTAGCGCAGTTTTTGCGCCATTGGTCTCTTTTATCGCAATGGGTCCGGGGTAGGGCCAGCGGGCAATGCGCAGTTTTTGCAAAGCGGTGGCCAGGCGCAGGTCGTGCTGCGCTGGCGTTTCGCGGCCGCAACAAACTCCGCGGCAGCGCCCTAGTTGCGCACCAAAGCAAGTCCCACGGCCTTTTTCAAGTCCCAATCGTTGTAGGCAAAGCCCCTGTTCCTGCGCCATGCTCCGCAATACATTTTTGGCATCACGTACACTGCGAAAAGCGCCCCAGCGATGCTCGCCCACCGGACTTTCGCCGCGCAGCACCTGCGGCACCTGCCCGCCGCCATGCTCCCAAAACAAGGTCACCAGCTCACGACTGCGGCGCAGGCGACGATTGAGTATGGGACTGTGCTCTTTAATGAGTTGTGCTTCCAAGAGCAAAGCGCCCATCTCTCCGGCCGTCTCGCGCCAATCGATGCGCTGGGTCTGTTGCGATAAGCGCATCTCTCGCGGTGCTCGATGGTCACTGCGGAAATGATCGAAAACCCGACGCTTAAGGTTATTGGCCTTGCCAATGTAAAGCGGCAAATCATTCTCGCCATAGAACAGATAGACGCCATGGCTTTCGGGGAGTTCATCCAGCGCATCAGCGGGCAGGGCGGGGGGCAGGCTTGGCCGTGCCCATTGCTGCTCGCAGGCTTCTTTGAGGCGCTCGGGATGTTGTTTGGCCATGAGCATGATGAATTCACCGACAATGCGCGCATCATCACTGGCCCGGTGTCGCCGCTCGCAAGCCAGGTTATGGCGGGCGATCACCGCATCCAGGCTATGCCCCTTGATGCCCGGATGCAGGGCCCGCGACAGCTTCACTGTGCACAGCACCGGATTGCTGAGCGTGCGATCCAATCGCTTGAATGCCTGGCGCAAAAAGCCCAGATCAAAGCGCGCATTGTGAGCGGCGATGATGGCGTTATCCAAGTAGCTGCTTAGGGTGTCGGCAATATCTTCAAAGTTCGGCGCTTCCTCTAGGTCCTGTGCTCGAATTCCGGTCAGCGCGGTAATGCCCGGCGGCAGATAAACCCCAGGTTGCAGCAGCTGTGTGTAATGACTTACCTCGCCGTCGGTCTCATACCGCCACAGCCCCACTTCAATAATCCGGTCACGCACCGGATTGCTACCGGTCGTCTCCAAATCCAAGCACACCAAAGGCCTTAAAAATGGGGTACGACCCCAATGCTGATGCGTTTTCTGTGGCGTTTTGGTGTTTTTTGGCATGCTTGGCGGGATTTTTAGTTTGCAGCTTGTTTTTCGCTACACGGTGGAATTTTGGCCTATATTGCGTGCATGTCACTGTCTGAATCTAACTTGAGCTCAAAGCGTACCCCATCTTTCATTAGCTTGTTTCCGCTGTGGGCGATTATTTTTACTGGGCTCGCTCTCTGGCAGCCGGCGCTTTTCGCCTCTGGTCGCGACCTGATCGTGCCTTTGCTGGGGCTGGTGATGTTTGGTATGGGTATGACCCTAACCTGGCAAAATTTTCGGGACGTGTTAGCCAGGCCATCGTATTTGGGCTTGGGCTTAAGCTTGCAATACCTGATTATGCCGCTGGCCGCTCTGGCTGTGGGTTTGGCGCTTAATCTACCGCCGGCTTTGATTGCCGGTATGGTGCTTGTCGGGGCTAGTCCTGGAGGGACGGCATCGAATGTGGTGAGCTATCTCGCCAAGGGCGATGTTGCTTTGTCGATCACCCTGACCACAGCTTCAACTTTGGTCGCGGTCATCGCTACGCCGTTGCTGACATTGATTTTGGTGGGCGAGCGCGTGCCCGTTCCTGTGTTGGGCATGCTGCAATCCATCTTTCAGATGGTGATTTTGCCGGTAGCCTTGGGCGTGACCATCAATCAATTTTTCGGCGCTCGGTTGCAGCCTATCAAACCCCTATTTCCGCTGATTTCCGTGGTTGCGATCGTGGCCATCATCGCGATTATTGTTGGCCTTAATAGCGATAACATCGCGCAGATGGGCGCCCTAGTGGCTTTAGCAGTGGTGTTACATAACGCTCTGGGTCTCGGTGGAGGCTACGCGGCTGGCTGGTGGTTGACTCGAGACCACAAAATCGCGCGCACCTTGGCCATCGAGGTGGGTATGCAAAACTCCGGCCTTGCGGTCGCCCTGGCCGTCAAGCATTTCAGTGTGGCGGCAGCATTGCCGGGGGCTCTGTTCTCCATCTGGCACAATATTTCCGGTTCACTGCTTGCCGCGATCTGGTCACGCCGGCAATAAAAATGGGGTACGACCCCAAATGGGGTCTGACCCCATTTTGGGGTCGTACCCCATCAGTGGTTTGGCATAGAATCGCGCTATGAAACCAGAAATGTCGGCTAATATCGCCAGCTACCTCGAGATCCACCGCCAGCGCATGCTCGATGAGCTCTGCGATTTGTTGCGCATTCCTTCGGTGAGTGCGGATTCAAAACATCGCGATGATGTGAGAAGCGCCGCCCAATGGCTTATGGAGCGCATCAGTGAACTCGGTCTGGAACCCGAGCTATGGGAGACGCGCGGCCACCCGGTTGTGTTCGCTGAACATCTCGTCGACAAAAACCTACCGACGCTCCTGATGTACGGGCATTACGACGTTCAGCCCCCGGATCCGCTGGAACTTTGGGATACGCCGCCATTTGAGCCGACCATCAAAACCACGTCCATCCACCCCGAAGGTGCGATCTTCGCGCGCGGGGCCTGTGATGACAAAGGCCAGATGTACATGCACATCAAGGCGTTAGAGGTGCTTAAAGCTCAAGGTGGCGGGCTGCCCTGCAACATCAAGCTACTGATCGAAGGTGAGGAGGAGGTGGGCTCAGCGCACCTAGCTGAGACCATCCAAGAACACCGTAACCGCTTGGATTGCGACCTGGTCTTGATATCCGACACCGACATGATCAGCCGCGAGCTACCCTCCATCTGCGTCGGCCTGCGCGGCCTGAGCTATCTCGAAGTGCGCGTTGATGGCCCCTCACGCGACCTACACTCGGGCATGTATGGCGGTGCGGTAGACAACCCCGCCAACGTTCTGGCGCGCATGATCGCCAAGCTGCATGATGACCAAGGCCGCATCGCCATCCCCGGTTTTTACGACGAGGTCGCCGAACTGTCGCAACAAGAGCGCGCCGCTCTATCCCGAGCGCCGTTCAACGAAAATGAGTATCGCGAATCCATCGGCCTGTCGGCAGTCTTTGGCGAAGCGGGTTACAGCGTGCCCGAGCGTGTTTCCATTCGTCCCAGCCTAGACGTCAACGGCATGTGGTCTGGATACACCGGCGAGGGTGCCAAAACCGTCCTGCCCGCCACCGCCCATGCGAAAATCTCCATGCGCCTGGTGCCCGATCAAAATCCACGGAAACTCACCGAACTGTGCGCGAACTATTTAAAGCAAATCGCCCCACCCACCGTGAAGGT is part of the Ectothiorhodosinus mongolicus genome and encodes:
- a CDS encoding 3'-5' exonuclease family protein, producing MPKNTKTPQKTHQHWGRTPFLRPLVCLDLETTGSNPVRDRIIEVGLWRYETDGEVSHYTQLLQPGVYLPPGITALTGIRAQDLEEAPNFEDIADTLSSYLDNAIIAAHNARFDLGFLRQAFKRLDRTLSNPVLCTVKLSRALHPGIKGHSLDAVIARHNLACERRHRASDDARIVGEFIMLMAKQHPERLKEACEQQWARPSLPPALPADALDELPESHGVYLFYGENDLPLYIGKANNLKRRVFDHFRSDHRAPREMRLSQQTQRIDWRETAGEMGALLLEAQLIKEHSPILNRRLRRSRELVTLFWEHGGGQVPQVLRGESPVGEHRWGAFRSVRDAKNVLRSMAQEQGLCLQRLGLEKGRGTCFGAQLGRCRGVCCGRETPAQHDLRLATALQKLRIARWPYPGPIAIKETNGAKTALHVVDQWAYLGSVSDETDWDDLLSTQEVDFDLDIYRLLLKALQGGFGGLEIFQRIDPLGYDPNLSAGVVPQT
- a CDS encoding bile acid:sodium symporter family protein; protein product: MSLSESNLSSKRTPSFISLFPLWAIIFTGLALWQPALFASGRDLIVPLLGLVMFGMGMTLTWQNFRDVLARPSYLGLGLSLQYLIMPLAALAVGLALNLPPALIAGMVLVGASPGGTASNVVSYLAKGDVALSITLTTASTLVAVIATPLLTLILVGERVPVPVLGMLQSIFQMVILPVALGVTINQFFGARLQPIKPLFPLISVVAIVAIIAIIVGLNSDNIAQMGALVALAVVLHNALGLGGGYAAGWWLTRDHKIARTLAIEVGMQNSGLAVALAVKHFSVAAALPGALFSIWHNISGSLLAAIWSRRQ
- a CDS encoding dipeptidase, with the protein product MSANIASYLEIHRQRMLDELCDLLRIPSVSADSKHRDDVRSAAQWLMERISELGLEPELWETRGHPVVFAEHLVDKNLPTLLMYGHYDVQPPDPLELWDTPPFEPTIKTTSIHPEGAIFARGACDDKGQMYMHIKALEVLKAQGGGLPCNIKLLIEGEEEVGSAHLAETIQEHRNRLDCDLVLISDTDMISRELPSICVGLRGLSYLEVRVDGPSRDLHSGMYGGAVDNPANVLARMIAKLHDDQGRIAIPGFYDEVAELSQQERAALSRAPFNENEYRESIGLSAVFGEAGYSVPERVSIRPSLDVNGMWSGYTGEGAKTVLPATAHAKISMRLVPDQNPRKLTELCANYLKQIAPPTVKVTITPHHGGMPYVAPLDTPAYQAASEAMQMTFGIEPVPVRGGGSIPIVPLFEELLGAKSLLMGFGLASDAIHSPNEHYGVFNFFKGIETLSVFLNQYSTSSERA